One genomic segment of Streptomyces niveus includes these proteins:
- a CDS encoding HpcH/HpaI aldolase/citrate lyase family protein, translated as MRHFGHIPPTARQGLFHQEPGEFTAASPARMLSAALGATLYSPATRSRLADDVVKLAGRGVVSMVLCLEDSIDDSEVSWAEENLIEQFTDLDRRGAEVPLLFVRVREPDQIPDLVRRLGPATHMLSGFVLPKFTEERGVPFLEALISAEHESGQRLFAMPVLESPELLHLETRADTLTGIARTVDKYRERVLALRLGVTDFCSAYGLRRSPDMTAYDVRIVAAVIADVVNVLGRADGTGFTITGPVWEYFRLHERMFKPQLRRSPFLEGRAEELRTALIEHDLDGLLREIQLDQTNGLMGKTCIHPSHVMPVHALSVVSHEEFSDARDILRPERGGGGVLRSSYTNKMNEVKPHRAWAERTMQRAEVFGVAKEDIGFVELLAAGLVE; from the coding sequence ATGCGTCACTTCGGGCACATTCCGCCCACTGCCCGGCAAGGGTTGTTCCACCAGGAGCCCGGCGAGTTCACCGCCGCCTCTCCTGCCCGCATGCTGTCGGCAGCCCTCGGAGCCACCCTCTACAGCCCCGCCACCAGGTCCCGGCTGGCGGACGACGTGGTCAAGCTGGCCGGCCGGGGTGTCGTCTCGATGGTGCTGTGCCTGGAGGACTCCATCGACGACTCCGAGGTCTCATGGGCCGAGGAGAACCTCATCGAGCAGTTCACCGACCTCGACCGGCGCGGCGCGGAGGTGCCGCTGCTGTTCGTACGTGTCCGTGAACCCGACCAGATACCCGACCTCGTACGCAGGCTCGGCCCCGCCACTCACATGCTGTCCGGATTCGTACTCCCCAAATTCACCGAGGAGCGCGGAGTCCCCTTCCTCGAAGCGCTGATTTCAGCCGAACATGAGAGCGGGCAGCGGCTCTTCGCCATGCCCGTACTCGAATCGCCCGAACTGCTCCATCTGGAGACCCGGGCCGACACCCTCACCGGCATCGCCCGCACCGTCGACAAATACCGGGAGCGGGTGCTGGCCCTACGGCTCGGCGTCACGGACTTCTGCTCCGCGTACGGGCTCCGCCGCTCACCCGATATGACCGCGTACGACGTACGCATCGTCGCCGCCGTCATCGCGGACGTCGTGAACGTCCTCGGCCGCGCCGACGGCACCGGCTTCACCATCACCGGCCCCGTGTGGGAGTACTTCCGGCTCCATGAGCGGATGTTCAAACCGCAGCTACGCCGCAGCCCCTTCCTCGAAGGGCGGGCCGAGGAACTGCGCACCGCGCTCATCGAGCACGACCTCGACGGACTCCTCCGCGAGATCCAGCTCGACCAGACCAACGGGCTCATGGGTAAGACTTGTATTCACCCCTCGCACGTCATGCCCGTGCACGCGCTGTCGGTCGTCAGTCACGAGGAGTTCAGCGACGCCAGGGACATCCTGCGGCCGGAGCGGGGCGGGGGAGGCGTACTGCGTTCCTCGTACACGAACAAGATGAACGAGGTGAAGCCCCACCGCGCCTGGGCAGAACGCACCATGCAGCGTGCCGAGGTCTTCGGCGTCGCCAAGGAGGACATCGGCTTCGTGGAACTGCTGGCCGCCGGGCTGGTGGAGTGA